A segment of the Agromyces sp. H17E-10 genome:
ACGGCTCGAGCGCGAGGTACGCGGGGAGGTTGTCCGCGACGTTGGCGCTGAGGGCTGCCACACCCGACAGGCGCAGGAGTTCGAGCGGCCCCTCGCCCTGACCCGCAAACGACCCGAGCACGTCGGTGAGGCGGAGTTCGTGCGCCGCCTCCATGGCGAGGAAGAGCCCCGCCACGAACACGAGCAGCCGCCAGGGCACGAGGCCCGGGCGGAGCACCGACGGCCGGCGGAACACGAACACGAGTGCGAGCGCTGCTGCTGCAGCCGACGCCGGGATCCAGACCTCGATGCCCGACACCAGCAGCGGCACCAGCACCAGCAGCACGGCGGACGCGATCCCGAGCAGCACCCGATCGCGAGGCGGCGTGGGTTCGTCGGGCACGTACCTCCGCAGGAGTTGCCGTGGACGCGTCACGAAGAGGAACACCGTCGGCACGAGGACGCCGACCGCCGCCGGCGCCCACATGAGGGCGGCGAACTCCACGGGGGCGAGGTCGAGACGTTCGGCGGCGAGCAGGTTCGTGAGGTTCGACACCGGCAGGAGGAGCGACGCCGTGTTCGCGAGCCAGACGGTCGTCAGCGCGAACGGGATCGGGGAGATGCGGGCATGTGCTGCGACCGACACGACGACGGGCGTGAGCAGCACCGCGGTCGTGTCGAGCGAGAGGAAGATCGTCGACGCGGTGGCCATCGCCACGACGAACAGCCACAGCACGATCGCCCGGCCGCGCGCGAAGCGGGCCAGGTGCTGGGCGATGGCGCGGAAGACGCCGGCCTCGGCCGCGAGCTCGGCGACGATCGTCATCGCGACGACGAAGCCGAGGATCGGCGCCGACCGCGCGGCGAGCGCCCCGACGGCCTCGACGGGCAGCACGCCGGTCGCCATCGCCACGAGTCCGAGGGCGATGAGCACCGCCCCGACGATCGCGATCCGCACGGAGCGAGCGTAGTCTCGCCCGGCTCAGCCTCAGAATCCGAGCCGCTCCAGGTAGGCGTTCACGAAGCGTCGGTCGGGGTCGAACCGTGCGCGCAGCGCGGCGAAGTCGTCCCAGCGCGGGTACCGCCTGCGCACCTCCTCGGCGGGAAGGGCGAAGAGCTTGCCCCAGTGCGGGCGCGCCGTCGCCGGCAGCGCCGCCTCGATGAGCGGCAGCAGCGCCTCGACCGCCGCCTGCTCGCGGCGCCACGTGAAGTGGATGGCGACGGCGTCGGTGCCGCACGACGAGCTCAGCCAGAGCCGGTCGGCCGCGACCGTGCGGACCTCGCAGACGAGCAGCAGCGGCGCGATGCGCTCGGCGAGCCCGCGCACCGCCTCGATCGCCGCGACCGCTTCGGCTCGCGGCACGAGGTACTCCGACTGCAGCTCCTCCCCCGCCGACGGCGTGAACGCGAGGCGGAAGTGCGGCAGCCGCTCGTGCCACGGGCCGGGCGACCCGAGCTGCTCGGTCGTCGCCCGGACGTCCCCGCCCGGCACGGGATGCCGCGGCTCGTCGGCCGCGGTCGCGGTCGCCCCGAGCGTCGTCGCGGCGAAGGCGGATGCCGCGTCGAGGGCGCCTCGGCCCGGAGCATCCGTGCGCTGTTTGAGCCAGAGCAGGTCGGCCCGCTCGGTGCTGCGCCAGGTGGTGAAGATGCTGACGCTCGTCGCGAGCGAGGTGACCCGGTCGAAGTCGGCGAGCACCGCGTCCCAGCGCGGGCCGTCGAACACGCGCTGCGCGACGTCGTAGGTCGGCTCCACGTCGAGCTCGAGCTCGACGACGACCCCGAGCGCGCCGAGGCTGACGACCGCGCCGTCGAACTCGGCGTCGCCGCGCTGCAGCGTGCGCCACCCACCGTCGGCCGTCACGAACCCGATCGCGCGCACGGCGCTCGCGAGCGAGCCGAGCCGATCGCCCGAACCGTGCGTGCCCGTCGCGATCGCGCCGGCCACCGAGATGTGCGGCAGCGACGCGAGGTTCGCGAGCGCGAGCCCGCGCGCCTGCAACACCTCGGCGAGCACTCCGTACCGCAGCCCGCCCGAGATGCGCACCGCCCCGGGCGCGCTTCCGGCGTCGACGTCGACCGGCAGCCCGTCGGTCTCGACGAGGGTGCCGGTCGTGTCGGCGAGGTCGTTGAAGCTGTGCCGGGAGCCGAGCGCGCGCAGCCGTCCGGTCGAGCCCGCGATGAAGTCACGTAACTCGTCGACCGACTGCGGACGCACGGCGCGCGCCGCCCGGTACTCGAGGTTGCCGGCCCAGTTGCGCTCGCTCATGCTGCCATCATGGCGCGGCTCGCCACCACGACCTGCATCACCCGAGCGACAGCGCCGTCCACGACACGGGCGGCAGCGTCACGGTGAGCGCGCCGCCCTCGTTGCGCACCGAGTCGTTCGCGCGGGGCGCGACCCGCTCGGGGTCGTCGAGCGTGTTCTTCGCGTACACGTCGTCGTCGGCGAGCGTGTGCGACTCGAGCAGCGACACGTCGCCGAGCGAGGCGATGTCGACCGAGACCTCGAGCGCCTCGGTCGTCGAACGGTTCACGAGGAACACGGCCGAGCGTCCGGCGTCGGCGTCGTGCGTCGCGACGGCGTCGACGAGCGGCACGACGCCGTACTCCTTCGTCTCGTAGGTCGGCGCGTCGAGCTTGAGCTCGAGGGCCGAGCCCTGCGCGAGCCGCGAGGTGATCGAGAACGGGAAGAACGTCGTCTGGCGCCAGGCCGGGCCGCCCGGCTCGGTCATGATCGGCGCGATGACGTTGACGAGCTGCGCGAGGCTCGCCGAGGTCACCCGGTCGGCGTGCTTGAGCAGCGAGATCATGAGGTTGCCGAACACGACGGCGTCGGCGACCGAGTAGACGTCCTCGAGCAGGCGCGGCGCCACCGGCCAGTTGTCGAGGCCCTCGATCTTGTCGACGTTCTGGAACCGCGAGAGGTACCAGACGTTCCACTCGTCGAACGAGATGTTCACGGTCTTGTCGCTGCCGCGCACGGCCTTCACGTGATCGGCGGTCGCGACGACGGTCTCGATGAAGCCGTCCATGTCGACGGCCGACGCGAGGAACGAGCCGAGGTCGCCGTCCTTCTCCTCGTAGTAGGCGTGGCACGAGATGTAGTCGACGTCGTCGTAGGCGTGCGTCAGCACGACGCGCTCCCATTCGCCGAAGGTCGGCATGTGCGCGCTCGACGAGCCGCAGACGACGAGCTCGATCGACGGGTCGAGCTGGCGCATCGCCTTCGCGGTCTGCGACGCGATCTTGCCGTAGTCGTCCGCCGAGCGGTGCCCGAGCTGCCACGGGCCGTCCATCTCGTTGCCGAGGCACCACATCTTCACGCCGAACGCGTCGGTGCGGCCGTTGTCGATGCGGCGCTGCGAGAGCGCGGTGCCGCCCGCGAGGTTCGCGTACTCGAGCAGGTCGAGCGCCTCGAGGGTGCCGCGGGTGCCGAGGTTGACGGCGAGCATGAGCTCGGACCCGACCTTGTCGAGCCACGAGGCGAACTCGTGGAGGCCGACCTCGTTCGTCTCGGTCGAGTGCCAGGCGAGGTCGAGCCGGCGGGGGCGCTCCTCGCGCGGGCCGACCGAGTCCTCCCACCGGAAGCCCGACACGAAGTTGCCGCCGGGGTACCGGATGGTCGAGACCCCGAGCTCCTGCACGAGCTCGACGACGTCGGCGCGGAAGCCCTCGGCGTCGGCCGTCGGGTGTCCGGGCTCGTGGATGCCGTCGTACACGTGACGTCCGAGGTGCTCGACGAAGCCGCCGAAGACGCGGCGGTCGATACGGCCGACGGTGAAGTGCGGGTCGATGGTGAGGTGTGCGCTGGGCATGTGGTGCTTTCTGTGTTCGTGGTTCTGTCGCGGGATGCCTCGGCGGCGAGCCCGCGCGTCTGGGACTACTTGATCGAGCCGACGGAGAGGCCGCCCTGCCAGTAGCGCTGGAGGAAGAGGAAGGAGAGGATGAGCGGCAGCACCGAGATGAACGCGCCCGTCGTGATGAGGTTCCACACCTGCTCGCCGCCGGCGCCCGCGTTCGAGAGCGCCGTCCACCGGTTGAGGCCGACCGTGACCGGCAGCAACTGCGGGTCGGTGAGCACGGCCAGCGGCAGGAAGAAGTTGTTCCAGGTGCCGACGACCGACAGCAGCAGCACCGTCACGATCGCGGGGCGCAGCAGCGGCAGCGCGACCTGGAAGAAGGTGCGCAGCTCGCCGGCGCCGTCGATGCGGGCTGCCTCGAGCATCTCGTCGGGCACGGCGTCCTGCGTGTAGACCCGCATGAGGTAGACGCCGAACGGGCTGAGCAGGCTCGGCAGGATGACGGCCCACGGCGTGTTGATGATGCCGTACTGGCTGAGCAGCATGAACGTCGGGATGACGAGCGCCGTGAGCGGCACCATGACCGAGCCGAGCACGACCGTGAACACGGCGCCGCGGCCGCGGAAGTCGTACTTCGCGAAGCCGTACCCCGCGAGGATCGCGAGGACCGTCGCGCCGATGCCGCCTGCGAACGCGTACACGAACGAGTTGCCGAGCCAGCGCCAGTAGATGCCGCCCTGGTGGGTGAACAGCTCGGCGATGTTCGAGAACAGCGAGAAGTCGCCCGAGAACCAGAACGCCGGGCTCGAGAAGAGCCCCGCCGTGTCCTTCGTCGAGGCCACGACGAGCCACCAGATCGGCACGACGAAGTAGATCGCGAGGATCACAAGGAACACGTGCGAGCCGATGCGGCGGCCGCCCGCGCGGCCGGCGCGACCGCGTCGGCCGTGCACGCTGCGGTCGACGTGCGAGGGCACGCCGGTCGCGGTGGTGAGCGGCTCGGCCGCCTCGGTCGTGCGCTGGGTGAAAATCGACATCACTTCAGTCCGCTCTGCTTGCGGGTGAGGAACAGGAAGACGAACGAGCCGGCGAAGACGAGGGCGCCGAGCGAGAAGGCGATCGCCGAGGCGTAGTTGAACTGGCTGTACGAGAAGGCCAGCGAGTACGCGTACATGTTCGGGGTGTAGGCCGCGTCGATCGCGCCCTGGGCGACGTTGCGCAGCACGACGGGCTCGGTGAAGAACTGCAGCGTGCCGATGAGCGCGAACATCACGATCATGACCATCGACGAGCCGATCATCGGCACCTTGATGCGCAGCGCCGTCTGCCAGCCGTTCGCACCGTCGATGCGCGCGGCCTCGTAGATCGACGGATCGATCGCGCGGAGGGCAGCGTAGATCACGACCATGTAGTAGCCGGCCCACTGCCACGTGACGATGTTCACGAGGCTGCCGAAGATCGTGCCGGGCGCGAGGAAGTCGGGGGTCGGCAGGCCGACGAGGTTGAACAGCGTGCCGCCCGGACCGAACCGGGGGCTGTAGAGGAAGCTCCACATGAGCGCGCCGATGACGCCGGGGATGGCGTACGGCGCGAAGATCAGCAGCCGCGAGAGCTTCGAGAGCTTCGTCGCGAGCGTGTCGAGCACGAGGGCCGCGGCGATCGCGACGATGAGCTGCGCGGGGATCATGACGAGCGCGAAGGCGAGCACGCGCAGCATGCCCTCGAGGAAGAGCGGGTCGGTGAACGCCTTGACGTAGTTGCCGACGCCCGTGAACTCGGTGCCGGTCGCGAGCGTCGAGGTGAACAGGCTCATGCCGAAGGCGTACGCCAGCGGGAAGACGAGCAGCAGCGCGAACACCGCGAGGAACGGCGAGACGAAGAACCAGCCCCAGCGCTGCCGTCGGCGCAGGAGGGTGGATCTGCCGGCGCCCGGGGCGCGGCGGCGCGGCACCGCGGGTGCGGCGACGCTGGTCTGGGTGGTCATGCTCGTTCTCCTCGTCGGGACGGACGGAGGCCGGGTGGTGCGGCCGGTGGGTGCGGCGTGGGCGGATGCCTCGGCGTGGGCGCGAGGCATCCGCCCAGCCGATCACTCGAGCGTGAAGCCCTGCTCGGTCGCGTACTGCTCGAGCGAGGCCTGCAGGTCGTCGAGCGCCTGGTCGGAGGTCTTCTCGCCCTGCACCATCGCGAACTGCGCCTCGGTCAGCTGGTCGTAGGCGTAGTTCTGGAAGGGGCTGAACGTGAAGCCCTGGTAGCCGGCGGCCGCTTCGAGGAAGACGTCCTTGTTGATCTGCTGGCCGCCGAAGAACGGGTACTCGAGGTCGCGGAAGTAGTCGGACTCGAGGATCGGCTTCCACAGCGGGAACAGCGCGGCCTTCTCGATGCCGATCTTCCACGCCTCCTCGGTGCCGAAGATCTCCTTGGCGACCGTCGCAGCAGCCTCCTTGTCCTTCGCCTGGCTCGTCACCGCGAAGGTCGATCCGCCCCAGTTGATCTGCACGGGGTTCGCCGGGTCCCACTGGGGCACGGGCGCCGCACGCCACTCGGCGTCGCTGTCGGCGTCGGAGAGGCCCTGCAGGTAGCCGGGACCCCACGCCGCGGCGACGTAGATCGCGTACGAGCCGTCGACGAGCTTCGTGTTGTAGTCGGCGGTGAACGCGTCGTCGGTGGCGACAAGGCCGGCCTTCACGAGCTCGTCCCAGTAGGCGAGCACCTGCTTCGAGCCGTCGTCGTTCACGTCGATGCCGATCTCAGTGGGCTTCGCGCTGTCGTAGACGAACGGCACGGAGCCGGCCTGGGCGAAGAGCGCCTGGTTGTAGGCACGACCGTTGGTCGGGAAGTCCGCGAGCACGCCGGGGGCGCCGGCGTCCTTGAGCGCCTGGGCGGCGGCCTTGAACTCGTCCCACGTGGTGGGGGCGGCGATGCCGTACTGGTCGAGGATGTCCTTGCGGTAGAGCATGCCCATGGGGCCGCCGTCGACGGGGATGCCGAAGACCGCGTCGCCCGACGAGACGTCCTTCCAGGCGCCGTCGGTGTAGTCGGCCTTGACGTCGTTCGCGCCGTACTCGGTGAGGTCGACGAGCGCGTCGCGGATCGAGAAGCTCGACAGCACCTCGCTCTCGAGCATGATGACGTCGGGGGCGCCGGAGCCGGCCTCGATGGCCGTCGAGAACTTCGTGTACTCGTCGTTGCCCTGTCCGGCGTTGGTCCAGCAGATCTGCACGTCGTCGTGGTTCTCGTTGAACAGGTCGACGACGTCTTCGAACGCGGGGTACCAGGCCCAGACGCTGACCTGGGTCGCGTCGGCGTTGACGATCTTGTTGGTGCAGGAGGCCTCTTCGGCGCCGCCGGCCGAGCAGCCGGTGAGCGCGGCCGTCGCGACGGCGACGACGCCGCCCACGGCCAGGAACTTCGACTTCATTGTGCTGTGCTTCCTCTCGCGGTGGGGGGACACCGATGTCTGTTTCCGCAACGAGCGAGCCTGTCGGCGACGTTGGCGGTTCCGCTTGGTTTACAACGTTGTACGTAAACGTTGTAGAAGACATGATGCACCGCGCGACCGACGCTGTCAACCTCGCCGGATCGAGCGGCGCGACGAACCGCGCTACCGCGCGACGGCGGGCGCGAACGCCGGCGTCGACTCGCGCTCGATCACGGCGAAGTCGGCCAGCAGCAGACGCGGCGGCGCACCGCTGTCGGGGTGCGCGATGCGTTCGAGCAGCGTCGCCACGGCCGTCTGGGCGATCCACGCCTTGCCCGGGTCGATCGTCGACAGCGACGGCACGGTGTACTGCGCCTCGTCGATGTTGTCGAAGCCGATCACCGCGACGTCGTCGGGCACCCGACGCCCCGCCTCGAGCAGGGCGCGCATGGCGCCGAGCGCGAGGGTGTCGTTCATCGCGAACACCCCGTCGAACGGGACCCCGCGACCGAGGATCTCGCGCATCGCGCGTGCACCGCTCTCGCGATGCCAGGCCATCGACGGCCCGACGAGCGACTCGTCGAACTCGATGCCGTGGGCCTCGAGCGCTTCGCGGTAGCCCCGCAGGCGCAGCCCGGCCGAGCCGATCACCTCACCCTCGTGCACGCCGACGACGGCGATGCGGCGCCGACCCGACGCGATGAGGTGCTCGGTGGCCGCCCTGGCCGCCGCGACGTTCTGCATCGTGACGTGGTCGGTCGGGCCGTCGAAGATGCGCTCGCCGAGCAGCACGAGCGGGTACGGCACGTCGAGCACGTCGGCGTCCTCCTGGCCGAGGCCGAGCGCGCTGAAGATGAGTCCGTCGGTCATCTTCAGCCGCGGACTGCGCAGCAGCTCGAGCTCCCGATCGCGGTCGCCGCCCGTCTGCTCCACGAGCACCACGAGTCCCGACGCCTCGGCCGCCGCGATCACCGAAGCAGCCAGCTCGGCGAAGTAGGCGAGGGCGAGGTCGGGCACCGCGAGGGCGATCGCCCCGCTGCGGCCCGACCGCAGGCTGCGGGCCGTCAGGTTCGGCGTGTAGCCGAGCTCGGAGATCGCCCGCTCGACCTTCTCGCGCGTCGCCGGCCGGATGTGCGGATAGTCGTTGATGACGTTCGACACCGTCTTGATCGACACCCCGGCGAGCCGGGCGACATCGTGCAGTGTGACCGCCATCGCGCCCTCCCTCGCCGTACTCGGATGGAGTCACTGTACAACGTTGTGAACGTCGGCCCGCACCACGCGGCACCGCGCCGTCGCGAGGGCGGATGCCCCGAGGCATCCGCCCTCGACCGATCGCGACCGGCCGAAGCCCGCCGGCCGGCCGGAGCCGGGCAGCCGGCGACGCTAGGTCGTCGTCCGCCGCTTCGAGGTCACCGCCCGCTGCAGCAGCACGAACACGAGCAGGATGCCGCCGGTGATGATCGTCGTCATCTCGGGCGGGATGCCGCCGTCGCGCGTGATGAGCACGTTCATGAG
Coding sequences within it:
- the arfA gene encoding arabinosylfuranosidase ArfA; translated protein: MPSAHLTIDPHFTVGRIDRRVFGGFVEHLGRHVYDGIHEPGHPTADAEGFRADVVELVQELGVSTIRYPGGNFVSGFRWEDSVGPREERPRRLDLAWHSTETNEVGLHEFASWLDKVGSELMLAVNLGTRGTLEALDLLEYANLAGGTALSQRRIDNGRTDAFGVKMWCLGNEMDGPWQLGHRSADDYGKIASQTAKAMRQLDPSIELVVCGSSSAHMPTFGEWERVVLTHAYDDVDYISCHAYYEEKDGDLGSFLASAVDMDGFIETVVATADHVKAVRGSDKTVNISFDEWNVWYLSRFQNVDKIEGLDNWPVAPRLLEDVYSVADAVVFGNLMISLLKHADRVTSASLAQLVNVIAPIMTEPGGPAWRQTTFFPFSITSRLAQGSALELKLDAPTYETKEYGVVPLVDAVATHDADAGRSAVFLVNRSTTEALEVSVDIASLGDVSLLESHTLADDDVYAKNTLDDPERVAPRANDSVRNEGGALTVTLPPVSWTALSLG
- a CDS encoding carbohydrate ABC transporter permease; amino-acid sequence: MTTQTSVAAPAVPRRRAPGAGRSTLLRRRQRWGWFFVSPFLAVFALLLVFPLAYAFGMSLFTSTLATGTEFTGVGNYVKAFTDPLFLEGMLRVLAFALVMIPAQLIVAIAAALVLDTLATKLSKLSRLLIFAPYAIPGVIGALMWSFLYSPRFGPGGTLFNLVGLPTPDFLAPGTIFGSLVNIVTWQWAGYYMVVIYAALRAIDPSIYEAARIDGANGWQTALRIKVPMIGSSMVMIVMFALIGTLQFFTEPVVLRNVAQGAIDAAYTPNMYAYSLAFSYSQFNYASAIAFSLGALVFAGSFVFLFLTRKQSGLK
- a CDS encoding ABC transporter substrate-binding protein; this translates as MKSKFLAVGGVVAVATAALTGCSAGGAEEASCTNKIVNADATQVSVWAWYPAFEDVVDLFNENHDDVQICWTNAGQGNDEYTKFSTAIEAGSGAPDVIMLESEVLSSFSIRDALVDLTEYGANDVKADYTDGAWKDVSSGDAVFGIPVDGGPMGMLYRKDILDQYGIAAPTTWDEFKAAAQALKDAGAPGVLADFPTNGRAYNQALFAQAGSVPFVYDSAKPTEIGIDVNDDGSKQVLAYWDELVKAGLVATDDAFTADYNTKLVDGSYAIYVAAAWGPGYLQGLSDADSDAEWRAAPVPQWDPANPVQINWGGSTFAVTSQAKDKEAAATVAKEIFGTEEAWKIGIEKAALFPLWKPILESDYFRDLEYPFFGGQQINKDVFLEAAAGYQGFTFSPFQNYAYDQLTEAQFAMVQGEKTSDQALDDLQASLEQYATEQGFTLE
- a CDS encoding carbohydrate ABC transporter permease, producing the protein MSIFTQRTTEAAEPLTTATGVPSHVDRSVHGRRGRAGRAGGRRIGSHVFLVILAIYFVVPIWWLVVASTKDTAGLFSSPAFWFSGDFSLFSNIAELFTHQGGIYWRWLGNSFVYAFAGGIGATVLAILAGYGFAKYDFRGRGAVFTVVLGSVMVPLTALVIPTFMLLSQYGIINTPWAVILPSLLSPFGVYLMRVYTQDAVPDEMLEAARIDGAGELRTFFQVALPLLRPAIVTVLLLSVVGTWNNFFLPLAVLTDPQLLPVTVGLNRWTALSNAGAGGEQVWNLITTGAFISVLPLILSFLFLQRYWQGGLSVGSIK
- a CDS encoding D-arabinono-1,4-lactone oxidase gives rise to the protein MSERNWAGNLEYRAARAVRPQSVDELRDFIAGSTGRLRALGSRHSFNDLADTTGTLVETDGLPVDVDAGSAPGAVRISGGLRYGVLAEVLQARGLALANLASLPHISVAGAIATGTHGSGDRLGSLASAVRAIGFVTADGGWRTLQRGDAEFDGAVVSLGALGVVVELELDVEPTYDVAQRVFDGPRWDAVLADFDRVTSLATSVSIFTTWRSTERADLLWLKQRTDAPGRGALDAASAFAATTLGATATAADEPRHPVPGGDVRATTEQLGSPGPWHERLPHFRLAFTPSAGEELQSEYLVPRAEAVAAIEAVRGLAERIAPLLLVCEVRTVAADRLWLSSSCGTDAVAIHFTWRREQAAVEALLPLIEAALPATARPHWGKLFALPAEEVRRRYPRWDDFAALRARFDPDRRFVNAYLERLGF
- a CDS encoding SLC13 family permease, which gives rise to MRIAIVGAVLIALGLVAMATGVLPVEAVGALAARSAPILGFVVAMTIVAELAAEAGVFRAIAQHLARFARGRAIVLWLFVVAMATASTIFLSLDTTAVLLTPVVVSVAAHARISPIPFALTTVWLANTASLLLPVSNLTNLLAAERLDLAPVEFAALMWAPAAVGVLVPTVFLFVTRPRQLLRRYVPDEPTPPRDRVLLGIASAVLLVLVPLLVSGIEVWIPASAAAAALALVFVFRRPSVLRPGLVPWRLLVFVAGLFLAMEAAHELRLTDVLGSFAGQGEGPLELLRLSGVAALSANVADNLPAYLALEPFASSPLRTAALLIGVNAGALITPWASLATLLWHHRLVAMGVEISWAKFAALGCIVAPIVVAGAVLALSATS
- a CDS encoding LacI family DNA-binding transcriptional regulator gives rise to the protein MAVTLHDVARLAGVSIKTVSNVINDYPHIRPATREKVERAISELGYTPNLTARSLRSGRSGAIALAVPDLALAYFAELAASVIAAAEASGLVVLVEQTGGDRDRELELLRSPRLKMTDGLIFSALGLGQEDADVLDVPYPLVLLGERIFDGPTDHVTMQNVAAARAATEHLIASGRRRIAVVGVHEGEVIGSAGLRLRGYREALEAHGIEFDESLVGPSMAWHRESGARAMREILGRGVPFDGVFAMNDTLALGAMRALLEAGRRVPDDVAVIGFDNIDEAQYTVPSLSTIDPGKAWIAQTAVATLLERIAHPDSGAPPRLLLADFAVIERESTPAFAPAVAR